A single Chanos chanos chromosome 8, fChaCha1.1, whole genome shotgun sequence DNA region contains:
- the rab42b gene encoding ras-related protein Rab-39B, producing MDLTLWQYQFRIIMLGDSTVGKSSMLKRYTEDLFMECINETVGVDFYVHFLEVEPGVRIKLQFWDTAGQERFRSVTRSYYRNSVGGLLVFDLGNRASFEHIREWHAEVCARVQPHVVLFVLVGHKTDCISAGGRAVTRDEAEKLASKLGAPYIEASSKTGHNVVAAFELLTRRVYQGLLSGEIQLREGWDGVKSSAPRALLQQQAQQGQQNKDSKRCAC from the exons ATGGATctaactctatggcaataccaGTTCCGCATCATCATGCTGGGGGACTCCACTGTGGGCAAGTCCTCAATGTTAAAACGGTACACAGAGGACCTGTTTATGGAGTGCATCAATGAGACGGTCGGTGTGGACTTCTACGTACATTTCCTGGAGGTGGAACCCGGTGTGAGAATCAAGCTGCAGTTCTGGGACACAGCTGGCCAGGAAAGATTCAG GTCAGTGACTCGTTCCTACTACCGTAACTCTGTCGGCGGTCTGTTGGTATTTGACTTGGGAAACCGTGCCTCTTTTGAACACATTCGAGAATGGCACGCAGAGGTGTGTGCAAGGGTACAGCCTCACGTGGTGCTCTTTGTACTCGTGGGTCACAAAACTGACTGTATCAGTGCGGGTGGGCGAGCGGTGACCAGGGATGAGGCTGAAAAGCTCGCTAGCAAGCTGGGGGCTCCATACATCGAAGCCTCGTCGAAGACCGGCCACAACGTGGTTGCTGCTTTTGAGCTGCTCACCCGTCGAGTGTACCAAGGTTTGCTGAGTGGAGAAATACAGTTACGTGAAGGCTGGGACGGAGTCAAAAGCTCAGCTCCACGAGCCCTACTACAACAGCAGGCCCAGCAAGGTCAGCAAAATAAAGACAGTAAGCGCTGTGCCTGTTAG
- the taf12 gene encoding transcription initiation factor TFIID subunit 12, giving the protein MTQYQPQTSHSNFFSAVKAEPLSVPPLAASMANSTTGPGKILGTPAGRLSPEGTQVLSKKKLQDLVREIDPNEQLDEDVEEMLLQIADDFIESVVTAACQLARHRKSNTLEVKDVQLHLERQWNMWIPGFGSDEIRPYKKACTTEAHKQRMALIRKTTKK; this is encoded by the exons ATGACCCAGTATCAGCCGCAGACTAGCCACTCCAATTTCTTTAGCGCTGTCAAAGCAGAACCTTTGTCTGTCCCACCCCTCGCCGCCAGCATGGCAAACAGCACGACAGGCCCAGGAAAGATCCTGGGTACACCAGCTGGGAGACTGAGCCCCGAGGGAACCCAG gtGTTGAGTAAGAAAAAACTGCAGGATTTGGTGAGAGAAATTGACCCGAATGAACAACTGGACGAGGACGTGGAAGAA ATGCTGCTGCAGATTGCTGACGACTTCATTGAGAGCGTCGTCACAGCCGCCTGCCAGCTGGCTCGCCACAGGAAGTCCAACACTTTGGAGGTGAAGGATGTCCAGTTACACCTGG AACGCCAGTGGAACATGTGGATCCCTGGCTTCGGCTCTGATGAGATTCGGCCGTATAAGAAGGCATGCACCACAGAGGCCCACAAACAG agAATGGCACTGATCCGTAAAACGACCAAAAAATAG